Proteins from a single region of Lemur catta isolate mLemCat1 chromosome 24, mLemCat1.pri, whole genome shotgun sequence:
- the LOC123627350 gene encoding alcohol dehydrogenase 1C-like isoform X1, with the protein MSTAGKVIKCKAAVLWELNKPFSIEEVEVAPPKAYEVRVKIVAAGICRTDDHVANGSMVHPLPVIVGHEAAGIVESIGEGVTTVKPGDKVIPLCTPQCGKCRICKHPESNVCLKSDLINPRGTMQDGTTRFTCRGKPVHHFLGISTFSQYTVMDENAVAKIDATAPLEKVCLLGCGFSTGYGSAVKIAKVTQGSTCAVFGLGGVGLSVIMGCKAAGAARIIAVDINKGKFAKAKELGATECIDPQDYKKPIQEVIMEMTDGGVDFSFEVIGRLDTLMAALLCCHEACGTSIIVGVPPDSQTLPINPLLLLTGRTWKGGILGGLKMKESIPKLVADFMAKKFPLDPLITNVLPFEKINEGFDLLRSGKSIRTILTF; encoded by the exons ATGAGCACAGCAGGAAAA GTAATAAAATGCAAAGCCGCTGTGCTATGGGAGCTAAACAAACCCTTTTCCAttgaggaggtggaggtggcaCCCCCTAAGGCCTATGAAGTTCGTGTTAAG ATAGTGGCCGCAGGAATCTGCCGCACGGATGACCATGTGGCCAACGGCAGCATGGTCCACCCTCTTCCTGTGATCGTAGGTCACGAGGCAGCTGGCATCGTGGAGAGCATTGGAGAAGGGGTGACCACAGTCAAACCAG GTGATAAAGTCATCCCACTCTGTACTCCTCAGTGTGGAAAATGCAGAATTTGTAAACACCCTGAAAGCAACGTCTGCTTGAAAAGCGA TCTGATCAATCCTCGGGGGACCATGCAGGATGGCACCACGAGGTTCACCTGCAGGGGGAAGCCCGTCCACCACTTCCTCGGCATCAGCACCTTCTCCCAGTACACCGTGATGGATGAGAATGCCGTGGCCAAAATTGATGCAACTGCTCCGCTGGAGAAAGTTTGCCTCTTGGGCTGTGGATTTTCCACTGGTTATGGGTCTGCAGTCAAAATTGCCAAG GTCACCCAGGGCTCTACCTGTGCTGTGTTTGGCCTGGGAGGTGTTGGCCTGTCTGTCATCATGGGCTGTAAGGCAGCCGGAGCGGCCAGGATCATTGCCGTGGACATCAACAAAGGTAAATTTGCAAAGGCCAAAGAGCTGGGCGCCACTGAATGCATCGACCCTCAAGACTACAAGAAACCCATCCAGGAGGTGATAATGGAAATGACCGATGGAGGTGTGGATTTTTCGTTTGAGGTCATTGGTCGGCTTGACACATTG ATGGCTGCCCTGTTATGCTGTCATGAGGCGTGTGGCACAAGCATCATTGTCGGGGTCCCTCCCGATTCTCAAACCCTCCCCATTAACCCTCTACTGCTGTTGACTGGACGCACGTGGAAAGGAGGTATTTTGGGAG GCCTTAAGATGAAAGAGTCTATCCCCAAACTTGTGGCTGATTTTATGGCTAAGAAGTTTCCATTGGATCCATTAATAACCAAtgttttgccttttgaaaaaataaatgaaggatttGACCTGCTTCGCTCTGGAAAAAG
- the LOC123627350 gene encoding alcohol dehydrogenase 1C-like isoform X2, with amino-acid sequence MSTAGKVIKCKAAVLWELNKPFSIEEVEVAPPKAYEVRVKIVAAGICRTDDHVANGSMVHPLPVIVGHEAAGIVESIGEGVTTVKPGDKVIPLCTPQCGKCRICKHPESNVCLKSDLINPRGTMQDGTTRFTCRGKPVHHFLGISTFSQYTVMDENAVAKIDATAPLEKVCLLGCGFSTGYGSAVKIAKVTQGSTCAVFGLGGVGLSVIMGCKAAGAARIIAVDINKGKFAKAKELGATECIDPQDYKKPIQEVIMEMTDGGVDFSFEVIGRLDTLMAALLCCHEACGTSIIVGVPPDSQTLPINPLLLLTGRTWKGGILGGLKMKESIPKLVADFMAKKFPLDPLITNVLPFEKINEGFDLLRSGKSIRTILTF; translated from the exons GTAATAAAATGCAAAGCCGCTGTGCTATGGGAGCTAAACAAACCCTTTTCCAttgaggaggtggaggtggcaCCCCCTAAGGCCTATGAAGTTCGTGTTAAG ATAGTGGCCGCAGGAATCTGCCGCACGGATGACCATGTGGCCAACGGCAGCATGGTCCACCCTCTTCCTGTGATCGTAGGTCACGAGGCAGCTGGCATCGTGGAGAGCATTGGAGAAGGGGTGACCACAGTCAAACCAG GTGATAAAGTCATCCCACTCTGTACTCCTCAGTGTGGAAAATGCAGAATTTGTAAACACCCTGAAAGCAACGTCTGCTTGAAAAGCGA TCTGATCAATCCTCGGGGGACCATGCAGGATGGCACCACGAGGTTCACCTGCAGGGGGAAGCCCGTCCACCACTTCCTCGGCATCAGCACCTTCTCCCAGTACACCGTGATGGATGAGAATGCCGTGGCCAAAATTGATGCAACTGCTCCGCTGGAGAAAGTTTGCCTCTTGGGCTGTGGATTTTCCACTGGTTATGGGTCTGCAGTCAAAATTGCCAAG GTCACCCAGGGCTCTACCTGTGCTGTGTTTGGCCTGGGAGGTGTTGGCCTGTCTGTCATCATGGGCTGTAAGGCAGCCGGAGCGGCCAGGATCATTGCCGTGGACATCAACAAAGGTAAATTTGCAAAGGCCAAAGAGCTGGGCGCCACTGAATGCATCGACCCTCAAGACTACAAGAAACCCATCCAGGAGGTGATAATGGAAATGACCGATGGAGGTGTGGATTTTTCGTTTGAGGTCATTGGTCGGCTTGACACATTG ATGGCTGCCCTGTTATGCTGTCATGAGGCGTGTGGCACAAGCATCATTGTCGGGGTCCCTCCCGATTCTCAAACCCTCCCCATTAACCCTCTACTGCTGTTGACTGGACGCACGTGGAAAGGAGGTATTTTGGGAG GCCTTAAGATGAAAGAGTCTATCCCCAAACTTGTGGCTGATTTTATGGCTAAGAAGTTTCCATTGGATCCATTAATAACCAAtgttttgccttttgaaaaaataaatgaaggatttGACCTGCTTCGCTCTGGAAAAAG
- the LOC123627350 gene encoding alcohol dehydrogenase 1C-like isoform X3 gives MVHPLPVIVGHEAAGIVESIGEGVTTVKPGDKVIPLCTPQCGKCRICKHPESNVCLKSDLINPRGTMQDGTTRFTCRGKPVHHFLGISTFSQYTVMDENAVAKIDATAPLEKVCLLGCGFSTGYGSAVKIAKVTQGSTCAVFGLGGVGLSVIMGCKAAGAARIIAVDINKGKFAKAKELGATECIDPQDYKKPIQEVIMEMTDGGVDFSFEVIGRLDTLMAALLCCHEACGTSIIVGVPPDSQTLPINPLLLLTGRTWKGGILGGLKMKESIPKLVADFMAKKFPLDPLITNVLPFEKINEGFDLLRSGKSIRTILTF, from the exons ATGGTCCACCCTCTTCCTGTGATCGTAGGTCACGAGGCAGCTGGCATCGTGGAGAGCATTGGAGAAGGGGTGACCACAGTCAAACCAG GTGATAAAGTCATCCCACTCTGTACTCCTCAGTGTGGAAAATGCAGAATTTGTAAACACCCTGAAAGCAACGTCTGCTTGAAAAGCGA TCTGATCAATCCTCGGGGGACCATGCAGGATGGCACCACGAGGTTCACCTGCAGGGGGAAGCCCGTCCACCACTTCCTCGGCATCAGCACCTTCTCCCAGTACACCGTGATGGATGAGAATGCCGTGGCCAAAATTGATGCAACTGCTCCGCTGGAGAAAGTTTGCCTCTTGGGCTGTGGATTTTCCACTGGTTATGGGTCTGCAGTCAAAATTGCCAAG GTCACCCAGGGCTCTACCTGTGCTGTGTTTGGCCTGGGAGGTGTTGGCCTGTCTGTCATCATGGGCTGTAAGGCAGCCGGAGCGGCCAGGATCATTGCCGTGGACATCAACAAAGGTAAATTTGCAAAGGCCAAAGAGCTGGGCGCCACTGAATGCATCGACCCTCAAGACTACAAGAAACCCATCCAGGAGGTGATAATGGAAATGACCGATGGAGGTGTGGATTTTTCGTTTGAGGTCATTGGTCGGCTTGACACATTG ATGGCTGCCCTGTTATGCTGTCATGAGGCGTGTGGCACAAGCATCATTGTCGGGGTCCCTCCCGATTCTCAAACCCTCCCCATTAACCCTCTACTGCTGTTGACTGGACGCACGTGGAAAGGAGGTATTTTGGGAG GCCTTAAGATGAAAGAGTCTATCCCCAAACTTGTGGCTGATTTTATGGCTAAGAAGTTTCCATTGGATCCATTAATAACCAAtgttttgccttttgaaaaaataaatgaaggatttGACCTGCTTCGCTCTGGAAAAAG